From Deltaproteobacteria bacterium, the proteins below share one genomic window:
- a CDS encoding sulfite exporter TauE/SafE family protein — translation MTWYLAIFVGGLAASLHCVGMCGGFPLALAAVAPGRNLQRQVLYNLGRLNTLVFIGAISGALGAGMVAGGPGHVAEQLLALVAGGFMILVGLEVLGVLAHITTRGAVLAQATVGRVLGGVIRSRSPAAPLALGVFNAFLPCQLIYAFAARAAATASIGEGMLTMLCFGLGTVPAMLSVGATRALARPSIRGYLSRLSGWLVIAFGLVTLLRAFGVGHSGH, via the coding sequence GTGACGTGGTACCTTGCGATCTTCGTGGGCGGACTCGCCGCGTCACTGCACTGCGTCGGTATGTGCGGCGGATTTCCACTCGCGCTGGCCGCGGTCGCGCCCGGCCGCAATCTGCAACGGCAAGTGCTCTACAATCTCGGCCGGCTCAACACGCTCGTCTTCATCGGTGCAATCTCTGGAGCGCTCGGCGCGGGGATGGTTGCCGGTGGTCCCGGGCATGTGGCGGAGCAACTGCTCGCGCTGGTCGCCGGCGGCTTCATGATCCTGGTGGGACTCGAAGTGCTCGGCGTGCTGGCGCACATCACCACGCGCGGTGCAGTGTTGGCGCAGGCGACCGTCGGTCGCGTGCTCGGTGGCGTGATCCGCTCGCGATCACCCGCGGCGCCGCTAGCGCTCGGTGTGTTCAATGCGTTTCTGCCGTGTCAGTTGATCTACGCCTTCGCCGCGCGCGCCGCAGCGACGGCGTCGATCGGCGAAGGCATGCTTACGATGCTGTGTTTCGGTCTCGGCACCGTGCCGGCGATGCTGTCCGTCGGCGCGACGCGGGCCTTGGCTCGGCCGTCCATTCGAGGATACTTGTCGCGTTTGTCGGGTTGGCTGGTGATTGCGTTTGGGTTGGTGACGCTGCTGCGTGCGTTCGGCGTCGGGCACAGCGGCCACTGA
- the cadA gene encoding cadmium-translocating P-type ATPase, translating to MKRFAWKSSALSFVIPAEAGIQARAPTPRLDTGVRRHDGPAVEGSYAWLDEFMNAVVIEQRLVTTSDVQTAADCAHCGLPLGRRWVIGEVEGAPSRFCCYGCVLAWQVTRATGEHGAASAIFVRLGLAIFFALNVMMVSMPTYVPYVYGTAAGSSDGPLFQVLRVLAMLMTAPVLMLLGWPILRGALGALRKGGANTDALIVLGTAAAYALSVSNTLAGRGAVYFDTAAMLLVLVTIGRYLEARAKAEAGAAVRATLAPAPAVATRIRAGVSAAVAVDALRAGEVVRVTPGEAFPTDGVVIDGTGGVDESALTGESRTILKEPGSAVASGTCSVDGLFRVRVSARAAESAAARVAALLEAARRERAPAERLADRVAAVLVPIVIVMAAGAMLFWSMRAGVETGVLVGLAVLVVACPCGLGIATPVAVWTGLMTAARHGVIVRSAPTLERAADVARVFFDKTGTLTQRVPRLVAIEPAPGVALSRDDLLARAAALEGALTHPLALAITQAARAAHCPLLEAGSIRVVPGRGVGGVVDGESLALGCVRFAHEELGRLDDQHDATVCLWRGQQLLGRFVFEEDVRAEAPAAVAALNDLGVEVGLLSGDVRAAAVVPRLIAPMRAALGLLPEDKLAHIRSATPQGATAMVGDGINDAPALAAAGIGIAIGSATDLTRMTADVAIVSDDLRRVPWLLGYARRVRRVVRQNLFWVFAYNAAALAVAVTGALNPLVASLAMLGSSFVVVANARRLRNGNVS from the coding sequence GTGAAACGCTTCGCATGGAAGTCGAGCGCCCTCTCCTTCGTCATTCCGGCGGAAGCCGGAATCCAGGCTCGTGCCCCGACACCCCGCCTGGATACCGGCGTACGCCGGCATGACGGACCCGCTGTCGAGGGTTCCTATGCATGGCTGGATGAATTCATGAACGCGGTCGTGATCGAACAGCGGTTGGTCACAACCAGTGACGTGCAGACGGCCGCCGACTGCGCCCATTGCGGCTTGCCGCTCGGGCGGCGCTGGGTCATCGGCGAAGTCGAAGGCGCGCCGTCGCGCTTCTGTTGCTACGGCTGCGTGCTGGCGTGGCAAGTCACGCGCGCCACCGGCGAGCACGGTGCGGCGAGCGCCATCTTCGTGCGACTGGGTCTCGCGATCTTCTTCGCGCTGAACGTGATGATGGTGAGCATGCCGACCTACGTGCCATATGTGTACGGCACCGCTGCCGGATCGAGCGATGGTCCGCTGTTTCAGGTGCTGCGCGTGCTGGCGATGCTGATGACCGCGCCGGTGCTGATGTTGCTGGGGTGGCCGATCCTGCGCGGCGCCCTCGGCGCGCTCCGCAAGGGCGGCGCCAACACCGACGCGCTCATCGTCCTCGGCACCGCGGCGGCATATGCGCTGTCGGTCTCGAACACGCTCGCCGGACGGGGTGCGGTGTACTTCGACACGGCGGCGATGTTGCTCGTGTTGGTGACGATCGGCCGCTATCTCGAAGCTCGCGCGAAGGCGGAAGCCGGCGCGGCCGTCCGTGCGACGCTGGCGCCAGCGCCCGCGGTTGCCACGCGCATTCGTGCGGGCGTGAGCGCTGCCGTCGCCGTTGATGCGTTGCGCGCCGGTGAAGTGGTCCGTGTCACGCCTGGCGAGGCGTTTCCGACTGATGGCGTGGTGATCGACGGCACCGGCGGGGTCGATGAGAGCGCGTTGACAGGCGAGAGTCGCACCATCCTGAAAGAGCCGGGTAGCGCGGTGGCGAGCGGTACGTGCAGTGTCGATGGGCTCTTTCGCGTGCGGGTCAGCGCACGTGCCGCGGAGAGCGCGGCCGCGCGTGTCGCAGCGCTGTTGGAAGCGGCCCGTCGTGAGCGCGCGCCAGCCGAGCGACTTGCCGATCGCGTTGCCGCGGTGTTGGTGCCGATCGTGATCGTGATGGCTGCCGGCGCGATGCTGTTCTGGAGTATGCGGGCGGGCGTTGAGACCGGAGTGTTGGTCGGCCTGGCCGTCCTCGTGGTTGCCTGCCCGTGCGGGCTCGGGATTGCGACGCCGGTGGCCGTGTGGACAGGACTGATGACGGCGGCACGCCACGGCGTCATCGTGCGCAGCGCGCCGACATTGGAACGCGCGGCCGATGTCGCGCGCGTGTTCTTCGACAAGACGGGCACGCTCACGCAACGCGTGCCGCGTCTCGTGGCGATCGAGCCGGCTCCCGGCGTCGCGCTGTCGCGCGACGATCTGCTGGCCCGCGCTGCGGCATTGGAAGGTGCGCTCACGCATCCGCTCGCCCTGGCGATCACCCAGGCCGCGCGAGCCGCGCACTGTCCGCTGCTCGAAGCCGGGTCGATTCGAGTTGTACCGGGGCGCGGTGTAGGTGGTGTCGTTGACGGCGAGTCACTCGCGCTCGGCTGCGTCCGCTTCGCCCACGAAGAACTCGGGCGTCTCGATGATCAGCACGACGCGACGGTGTGCTTGTGGCGCGGGCAGCAATTGCTCGGCCGGTTTGTGTTCGAGGAAGATGTGCGGGCGGAGGCACCGGCGGCGGTCGCCGCTCTTAATGACCTGGGGGTCGAAGTCGGATTGCTCTCCGGCGACGTGCGGGCGGCGGCGGTGGTGCCGCGTCTGATCGCGCCGATGCGAGCGGCGCTCGGTCTGCTGCCGGAGGACAAGCTGGCGCACATTCGTAGCGCGACTCCGCAGGGTGCGACGGCCATGGTGGGTGACGGCATCAACGACGCGCCGGCACTGGCGGCGGCGGGTATTGGGATTGCGATCGGAAGCGCCACCGACCTCACTCGGATGACGGCCGATGTCGCCATCGTGAGCGACGACCTGCGCCGTGTGCCGTGGTTGCTAGGTTATGCACGGCGCGTGCGCCGAGTCGTCCGGCAGAATCTGTTCTGGGTGTTTGCCTACAACGCAGCCGCGCTTGCCGTCGCGGTTACCGGCGCCCTCAATCCGTTGGTGGCATCGTTGGCGATGCTGGGCAGTAGCTTCGTCGTGGTGGCGAACGCGCGCCGATTGCGCAACGGGAACGTCTCGTGA
- a CDS encoding cbb3-type cytochrome c oxidase subunit II yields the protein MERFGASFLIAGVLTFLLGFVLQGLLPVLTLRKLPIASVAEIAKTIPPEFHQLAEDYPDEFKRYFGEVNPTSFAHALEVGKANYIAEACWHCHSQFVRPVSKEDLRFGPVSQPGEYQNMMNLPHLFGTRRVGPDLIRESGKHSNDWHVAHFYDPRSVAPYSVMPAYPWFFDEQRRPTERGLALVAYVQWLGSWVTQVPATIYNVDALQGGS from the coding sequence ATGGAACGATTCGGAGCGAGCTTCCTCATCGCCGGCGTTCTGACGTTTTTGCTCGGCTTCGTCTTGCAGGGGCTGCTGCCGGTGCTCACGCTGCGCAAGTTGCCGATCGCGTCGGTGGCGGAGATCGCCAAGACCATTCCGCCCGAGTTTCATCAGCTCGCGGAGGACTATCCGGACGAGTTTAAGCGTTACTTCGGTGAGGTGAACCCGACGAGCTTCGCGCATGCGCTGGAGGTCGGCAAGGCCAACTACATCGCCGAGGCGTGTTGGCACTGCCACTCGCAGTTCGTCCGGCCGGTCTCGAAGGAAGATCTGCGCTTCGGGCCGGTATCGCAGCCCGGCGAATACCAGAACATGATGAACCTGCCGCACTTGTTCGGCACGCGGCGCGTCGGTCCCGATCTGATTCGCGAGTCGGGCAAGCACTCGAACGACTGGCATGTCGCGCACTTCTACGATCCGCGCAGCGTGGCGCCTTATTCAGTGATGCCGGCGTATCCGTGGTTCTTCGACGAGCAGCGGCGACCCACCGAGCGCGGGTTGGCGTTGGTGGCCTACGTGCAGTGGCTCGGCAGTTGGGTCACGCAAGTGCCGGCCACGATCTACAACGTGGACGCGTTGCAAGGAGGTTCGTGA
- a CDS encoding cbb3-type cytochrome c oxidase subunit I — protein MAFFATSLLGGLAYAMQFNNLYPLSGIEWLSPGRVRMVHTNMAAYGFIANAFIGGMLFAIPRLTRQPILSDRLGWVIFGAWQLFMTLTIGGQLLGYGQGIEWGETPMFVDPLIIVGLVLLVTNLATPILRTQEQGLYVSLWYFLAAFAWTGLVYFMGNYLPQFWVPGTAGAAITGLFIHDLVGLFVTPIGWGLMYFFVPLLLRKPIWSHALSLIGFWGLAFFYPMQGVHHFLYSPIPMYAQYGAVVATIAVEIVVITVIVNFFGTLHGRADAIRGNLAIRWFYTGMIMYALTCFQCAFQVTLTFQKIIHFTDWVVAHAHMVMFGVFGFWIMGLIIELWPRAVGRPWATPQLLTLHYWFTLIGLVLMVIDLTAAGLVQGFSWAALSHWGESVVASMPFWWVRSVAGLLIIAGQGLFFYAMWATARQPSTLATRAAVAVAQRV, from the coding sequence ATGGCGTTCTTCGCGACTTCGCTACTCGGTGGGCTCGCGTATGCAATGCAGTTCAACAACCTCTATCCGCTCAGCGGCATCGAGTGGCTGTCGCCCGGACGCGTGCGCATGGTCCACACCAACATGGCGGCGTATGGTTTCATCGCCAATGCCTTCATCGGCGGCATGCTGTTCGCGATTCCGCGGCTGACGCGCCAGCCGATTCTTTCGGATCGACTCGGCTGGGTCATCTTTGGCGCGTGGCAACTCTTCATGACGCTGACCATTGGCGGACAACTCTTGGGCTACGGGCAAGGGATCGAGTGGGGCGAGACGCCGATGTTCGTCGACCCGTTGATCATTGTCGGCTTGGTGCTGCTGGTGACGAACCTGGCGACGCCCATCCTGCGCACGCAGGAGCAGGGGCTGTATGTCAGCTTGTGGTATTTCCTCGCGGCCTTCGCGTGGACCGGCCTGGTCTACTTCATGGGCAACTACCTGCCGCAGTTTTGGGTACCGGGCACGGCGGGCGCGGCGATCACCGGGTTGTTCATCCACGATCTGGTCGGTCTGTTCGTCACGCCAATCGGTTGGGGCCTGATGTACTTCTTCGTGCCGCTGCTGCTGCGCAAACCGATCTGGAGCCACGCGCTGTCGTTGATCGGGTTCTGGGGGTTGGCGTTCTTCTATCCGATGCAAGGCGTACATCACTTCTTGTACAGCCCGATCCCGATGTACGCGCAGTACGGGGCAGTGGTGGCGACCATCGCGGTCGAGATCGTCGTCATCACTGTCATCGTGAACTTCTTCGGCACGCTGCACGGCCGCGCCGACGCGATTCGCGGCAACCTCGCCATTCGCTGGTTCTACACCGGCATGATCATGTACGCGCTGACCTGCTTCCAGTGCGCCTTCCAGGTCACGCTGACGTTCCAGAAAATCATTCACTTCACCGACTGGGTGGTGGCGCACGCACACATGGTGATGTTCGGCGTGTTCGGTTTCTGGATCATGGGGTTGATCATCGAGCTGTGGCCGCGCGCGGTCGGCCGGCCGTGGGCGACGCCGCAACTGTTGACGCTGCACTACTGGTTCACGCTGATCGGGCTCGTGCTGATGGTGATCGACTTGACGGCGGCCGGCTTGGTGCAGGGCTTTAGCTGGGCAGCCTTGAGTCACTGGGGCGAATCGGTCGTCGCCTCGATGCCGTTTTGGTGGGTGCGCTCGGTCGCCGGCTTGCTCATCATCGCCGGCCAAGGACTGTTCTTCTACGCGATGTGGGCGACGGCGCGGCAACCGAGCACGCTCGCCACGCGGGCGGCGGTCGCGGTGGCGCAGCGGGTGTAA
- a CDS encoding c-type cytochrome, translating into MRVRFGTLPTLMWIAIVVFAAPLRADDQVATLKGEGATIYTRYCVGCHGVNGDGNSAAAPMLLVKPRDFTKGIFKFRSTPSGTLPTDEDLYRIVSRGVYRTSMPDWSLLSERERLAVVEYIKGFFPEWKTRGAGTPIYVPPPPAALGSPASVARGRELYTMLECTACHGESGRGDGLSAKNLPPDSWGNAQKPFDFTKGRLKSGPTPQDVYRTFMTGVGGTAMPSFADIFAEPDGENILAGDAWNLVSYILSLRATDHSPVAEAGKEASR; encoded by the coding sequence ATGCGCGTGCGATTCGGCACCCTGCCCACACTGATGTGGATTGCGATCGTGGTGTTCGCGGCGCCGCTCCGCGCCGATGATCAAGTCGCCACGCTCAAGGGTGAAGGCGCGACGATCTACACGCGCTACTGCGTCGGCTGTCACGGCGTGAACGGCGACGGCAACAGCGCCGCGGCGCCGATGCTGCTCGTCAAGCCACGCGACTTCACCAAGGGCATCTTCAAGTTTCGTTCGACCCCGAGCGGAACCCTGCCGACCGACGAAGATCTGTATCGAATCGTCAGCCGCGGGGTGTATCGCACGTCGATGCCCGATTGGTCGTTGCTGAGCGAACGCGAGCGCTTGGCGGTGGTCGAGTACATCAAGGGCTTCTTCCCGGAGTGGAAGACGCGCGGGGCCGGCACGCCGATCTACGTTCCACCGCCGCCGGCCGCACTCGGCTCACCCGCGTCGGTGGCGCGCGGACGCGAGCTGTACACCATGCTCGAATGCACCGCCTGCCATGGTGAAAGCGGGCGCGGCGACGGGCTGTCGGCCAAGAACCTTCCGCCTGACAGTTGGGGCAACGCGCAAAAGCCGTTCGACTTCACCAAGGGGCGCCTCAAGAGTGGGCCAACGCCGCAAGACGTCTACCGCACCTTCATGACCGGCGTCGGTGGTACGGCGATGCCGTCATTCGCCGACATCTTCGCCGAACCGGACGGCGAAAACATCCTTGCCGGCGATGCGTGGAACTTGGTGTCTTACATTCTGTCGCTGCGCGCCACCGATCATTCGCCCGTTGCAGAAGCTGGAAAGGAGGCGTCCAGGTGA
- a CDS encoding VOC family protein, translating to MTYNDLIPELGVLDIEASLRFYTQTLPFKIEYQRQDVGFAFLSLGNSQLMLEQVSATDAATDEELRAGAWRTGALEYPLGRGMNLEIRVESLDQILLALANANYPLKMQPREAWYRRETILIGQRQILVMDPDGYLLRFHEVLGERPAD from the coding sequence ATGACGTACAACGACCTCATTCCGGAGCTTGGGGTTCTCGACATCGAAGCGAGCCTGCGGTTCTACACACAGACGCTGCCCTTCAAGATCGAGTATCAACGGCAAGACGTTGGGTTTGCGTTCTTGTCCCTCGGCAACAGTCAGTTGATGCTCGAACAGGTTTCGGCGACCGACGCCGCAACCGATGAGGAGTTACGGGCGGGGGCGTGGCGAACCGGCGCGCTCGAATACCCGTTGGGTCGCGGTATGAACCTTGAGATTCGCGTCGAGTCGCTTGACCAAATTCTCCTGGCGTTGGCGAACGCCAACTACCCGCTCAAGATGCAACCCCGCGAAGCATGGTACCGACGGGAGACCATCCTGATCGGCCAGCGACAGATCCTCGTGATGGACCCGGACGGATATCTCCTCAGGTTCCATGAAGTCCTTGGTGAACGGCCCGCTGACTAG
- a CDS encoding PaaI family thioesterase codes for MSDVLDFIPYARFLGVAVDRANGALECVLPFRQEIIGNVMLPAIHGGVLGAFLELTAILRLIDESGTDKVPKPINFAIDYLRSAGPATTRARADIFKLGRRVAVVHVIAWQDDPSRPVASGNGKFLL; via the coding sequence GTGAGCGATGTACTCGATTTCATACCCTATGCGCGCTTTCTCGGCGTCGCGGTGGATCGCGCCAACGGCGCGCTCGAATGTGTGCTGCCGTTCCGTCAGGAGATCATCGGCAACGTCATGCTCCCGGCGATCCACGGCGGCGTTCTCGGTGCGTTCCTCGAGCTGACGGCGATTCTCCGGCTGATCGACGAGAGCGGCACCGACAAGGTGCCCAAACCGATCAACTTCGCGATCGACTACCTCCGCTCCGCTGGCCCCGCCACCACCCGCGCGCGCGCCGACATCTTCAAACTCGGCCGTCGCGTCGCCGTGGTCCACGTCATCGCGTGGCAGGACGACCCATCGCGCCCAGTCGCGTCGGGCAACGGAAAATTCTTGCTGTAG
- a CDS encoding PaaI family thioesterase translates to MSSNQQYALGSLFGPGRDDMASHTPHAHHLGMKVIETGPGFAIIMLPYRAELIGDPVRKVVFGGAITTLLDHASGLAVACALDVLRAIATVDLRVDYLRAAAPGLDLYARVDCYKVTRNVAFIRGIAYERGPDDPFASCLGTFMLGANPAGSSFERFMRDGAPEDREEPS, encoded by the coding sequence ATGTCCTCGAATCAGCAATACGCCCTCGGGTCCCTCTTCGGCCCCGGTCGCGACGACATGGCGAGCCATACTCCGCACGCGCATCACCTCGGCATGAAGGTGATTGAGACCGGGCCGGGCTTCGCCATCATCATGCTGCCCTATCGTGCGGAGCTCATCGGCGACCCGGTCCGCAAGGTCGTCTTCGGTGGCGCGATTACCACACTCCTCGATCACGCCTCCGGCCTTGCGGTTGCGTGCGCGCTCGATGTCTTGCGGGCGATCGCGACCGTGGACCTGCGCGTCGACTACCTCCGCGCCGCGGCGCCGGGGCTCGATCTCTACGCGCGCGTCGACTGCTACAAAGTAACGCGCAACGTTGCCTTCATTCGTGGCATTGCTTACGAGCGTGGCCCCGATGACCCGTTCGCGAGTTGCCTGGGCACGTTCATGCTGGGGGCGAATCCTGCCGGCAGCTCCTTCGAGCGGTTCATGCGCGATGGCGCGCCCGAGGACAGGGAGGAACCGTCGTGA
- a CDS encoding N-acetyltransferase, translating to MSLAIRAETIADYAAIHEINALAFGRDDEARLVEAIRASAEFIPELSLVAVDGTTVVGHVLFSRIALQTSEGALPALALAPMAVRPKFQNRGVGCELVRHGLDDCRRLGHRIVVVVGHPNYYPRFGFTSARALGLEAPYRDAAFMALELMPGVLRGVRGTVEYPAAFSQV from the coding sequence GTGAGCCTCGCCATTCGCGCCGAAACGATCGCCGACTACGCGGCGATTCACGAGATCAACGCCCTTGCCTTCGGCCGTGACGATGAGGCGCGACTGGTCGAGGCTATCCGTGCATCGGCCGAATTCATTCCCGAGCTGTCGCTCGTGGCCGTCGATGGGACGACCGTCGTCGGTCACGTCCTCTTTAGTCGCATCGCCCTTCAAACTAGCGAAGGCGCGCTGCCGGCGCTCGCTCTGGCACCGATGGCGGTGCGACCGAAGTTCCAGAACCGCGGCGTCGGTTGCGAGTTGGTGCGACACGGTCTCGATGACTGCCGCCGACTCGGGCACCGCATTGTCGTGGTCGTGGGGCACCCGAACTACTATCCACGCTTCGGATTTACCTCCGCGCGCGCCCTCGGACTCGAAGCCCCGTATCGTGATGCCGCCTTCATGGCGCTCGAATTGATGCCGGGAGTGCTCCGCGGGGTTCGTGGTACCGTGGAGTACCCGGCCGCGTTCAGCCAGGTGTAA
- a CDS encoding RNA-binding protein — protein MGRKLYVGNLGFDVTQKDLEELFAQAGACESVAVITDRETGQSRGFGFVEMSSNGEAQRAIQQFDGQDFKGRALKVNEAKERESRGGGGGGGGGGGGGWNRRY, from the coding sequence ATGGGAAGGAAACTATACGTCGGCAATCTCGGGTTCGACGTGACCCAGAAGGATCTCGAAGAGCTGTTCGCTCAGGCTGGCGCCTGCGAATCGGTGGCGGTCATCACTGATCGCGAAACCGGTCAGTCGCGCGGGTTCGGGTTCGTGGAAATGAGCTCGAACGGCGAGGCTCAGCGGGCCATCCAGCAGTTCGACGGGCAGGATTTCAAGGGTCGCGCGCTTAAGGTGAACGAGGCCAAAGAGCGCGAAAGCCGTGGCGGTGGTGGCGGTGGTGGCGGTGGTGGTGGCGGCGGCTGGAACCGTCGCTACTAG
- a CDS encoding B12-binding domain-containing radical SAM protein, with amino-acid sequence MRVFLIHIRDPQFYALPTATRAKNGNIRVMGFPPIGIMSLSAVLKRAGHECVMFDQANPETPDNVIIDEIQRQQPVLVGLSFLSTTSYPYAKMLARQIRATNTQTRLAFGGVFATLNAQLVKLQCPEVDFVCRGDGEQLLLDLLDRLDDPTEVAGVTWMKDGQLIHNPNRTMDRALDQWPFPDRESLPLDFVESMPLDVPAVLSMERFTTMQTSRGCPWPCVFCDIPIFNEGKWRSRSPQHVIDEFVHLQQLGYGSVYFVDDHFLLQPKRIEAICAGINQAGVTIEWGCEGRVDSTAQHLFPAMAKAHCRTIMFGIESGSQAVLDRLKKEQTLAEVETAVTNAKQAGIEIVHGFFVVGNPDETVEDMRATFDFASKLRLDTFAFNRLCVYRGTPLWQEYLQRGVVNDATDWYKYFKCSEIDPTCLDGPLINAERSAGLRRLFIYKLTHYPLQTLRLLRRFTRYMKLRDVVYLIVKPFLGDKRGPTKNEVLSRAVEHGSLKDAAASLTQLSDPVLEFVMNESRAERHRLERQAEGSAEVA; translated from the coding sequence ATGCGCGTCTTCTTGATTCACATCCGCGATCCGCAATTCTACGCGTTGCCGACCGCGACGCGCGCGAAGAATGGCAACATCCGCGTCATGGGTTTCCCGCCCATCGGGATCATGTCGCTCTCGGCGGTGCTCAAGCGCGCCGGTCACGAGTGCGTGATGTTCGATCAGGCGAACCCGGAAACGCCCGACAACGTCATCATCGACGAGATCCAGCGACAACAACCGGTACTGGTCGGACTGAGCTTCTTGAGCACCACGAGCTACCCGTACGCCAAGATGCTTGCGCGTCAGATCCGCGCGACCAATACGCAGACCCGGCTGGCGTTCGGCGGCGTCTTCGCCACCCTCAACGCGCAACTAGTCAAGCTGCAGTGTCCCGAAGTCGACTTCGTCTGTCGCGGCGACGGGGAGCAACTCCTGCTCGATCTGCTCGACCGGCTTGACGATCCGACCGAGGTCGCCGGCGTGACTTGGATGAAGGACGGCCAGTTGATCCACAATCCCAACCGGACGATGGATCGCGCCCTCGACCAGTGGCCGTTTCCTGACCGCGAAAGCCTGCCGTTGGACTTCGTCGAGTCGATGCCGCTCGACGTGCCGGCGGTGTTGTCGATGGAGCGCTTCACCACGATGCAGACCTCGCGCGGCTGTCCGTGGCCGTGCGTGTTCTGCGACATTCCGATCTTCAATGAAGGCAAGTGGCGCTCGCGCAGTCCGCAGCACGTTATCGACGAGTTCGTGCACCTGCAACAGCTCGGGTACGGATCCGTTTACTTTGTCGACGATCACTTCTTGCTGCAACCCAAACGCATCGAGGCCATCTGCGCGGGCATCAACCAGGCCGGCGTCACCATCGAGTGGGGCTGCGAGGGCCGCGTCGACTCGACCGCGCAACACCTCTTTCCCGCCATGGCCAAGGCGCACTGCCGCACCATCATGTTCGGCATCGAGAGCGGCAGCCAGGCGGTGCTCGATCGCTTGAAGAAGGAACAGACGCTGGCCGAGGTCGAGACCGCCGTCACCAACGCCAAGCAAGCCGGCATCGAGATCGTGCACGGATTCTTCGTCGTCGGCAATCCGGACGAGACCGTGGAAGATATGCGTGCCACCTTCGACTTCGCCTCCAAGCTGCGCCTCGATACCTTCGCCTTCAACCGGCTGTGCGTCTATCGCGGCACACCGCTGTGGCAAGAGTACCTCCAGCGCGGCGTGGTGAATGATGCGACGGATTGGTACAAGTACTTCAAGTGTTCCGAAATTGACCCGACCTGTCTCGACGGACCACTGATCAACGCCGAACGGAGCGCGGGGCTGCGCCGGCTGTTCATCTACAAGCTCACGCACTACCCACTGCAAACGCTGCGACTGCTGCGCCGCTTCACTCGCTACATGAAGCTGCGCGACGTGGTCTACCTCATCGTCAAGCCATTTCTCGGCGACAAGCGCGGGCCGACGAAGAACGAGGTGCTCTCGCGTGCTGTCGAGCACGGCTCCCTCAAGGACGCCGCGGCCAGTCTCACACAACTATCCGACCCGGTCCTCGAATTCGTGATGAACGAGTCGAGGGCCGAGCGCCACCGCTTGGAGCGACAAGCCGAAGGCTCGGCCGAAGTCGCCTGA
- a CDS encoding ATP-sensitive inward rectifier potassium channel 10, with translation MNRPEDSQRVVDPTGALNVVHVGVRGSRLRDLYLSLLVSSWWRLLIVLVALFVTTNSMFAVLYLLGGDNIENARPGSFADAFFFSVQTMATIGYGKMVPHTLWANVLVTIESLVGLLGIALVTGLTFAKFSRPTARVLFSRVAVVTRRDGVPCLMFRMANQRGNQIVEARIHVVLALTETTEEGEVIRRLHDLHVPRAQNALFALSWTAIHPLTESSPLFHATPKSLADAEAEIIISLTGLDESFAQTVHARHSYVVSDIRWNARFVDILSRTRDGRRSVNYAHFHDTVQSDT, from the coding sequence ATGAATCGTCCCGAAGATTCGCAGCGCGTGGTCGATCCCACCGGCGCGCTCAATGTTGTGCACGTCGGCGTGCGCGGCAGCCGTCTCCGCGACCTCTACCTTTCGTTGCTGGTGTCTTCGTGGTGGCGGCTGCTGATCGTGCTGGTGGCGCTGTTCGTCACCACCAACAGCATGTTTGCTGTCTTGTACTTGCTCGGCGGCGACAACATCGAGAACGCGCGCCCAGGCTCGTTCGCCGATGCGTTCTTCTTCAGCGTGCAGACGATGGCGACGATCGGCTACGGTAAGATGGTCCCGCATACGCTGTGGGCCAACGTGCTGGTGACCATCGAGTCGTTGGTCGGCCTGCTGGGTATCGCCCTTGTTACGGGCTTGACCTTCGCGAAATTCTCGCGGCCGACGGCGCGGGTATTGTTCAGCCGCGTGGCGGTGGTGACGCGACGGGACGGCGTTCCCTGCCTAATGTTTCGCATGGCCAATCAACGCGGCAATCAGATCGTCGAAGCGCGTATCCACGTTGTGCTGGCGCTGACCGAAACCACCGAAGAAGGGGAAGTGATCCGGCGGCTGCACGACCTGCATGTGCCCCGCGCTCAGAACGCGCTGTTTGCGCTGTCCTGGACGGCGATTCACCCCCTCACCGAGAGCAGCCCGTTGTTTCACGCCACGCCGAAATCGCTCGCCGACGCCGAGGCGGAGATCATCATCTCGCTCACCGGTCTCGACGAGAGTTTTGCGCAAACGGTGCACGCCCGACACTCGTACGTGGTCAGCGACATCAGGTGGAACGCGCGCTTTGTCGACATTCTCTCGCGCACTCGTGATGGGCGGCGCAGTGTGAACTACGCCCACTTCCACGACACCGTTCAGTCGGACACCTGA